In Bradyrhizobium guangxiense, the following are encoded in one genomic region:
- a CDS encoding tetratricopeptide repeat protein, which yields MRTSRRAIVAFVLGAGALAAPALAFDGAPVNKDATIPVVTTLPGTAATVRSKVAPATVPQETSLSALQYAAEGGHPIAQWKLGRMYANGDGVAQDDLRAFEYFSRIANAHAEDSPSAPQAQVVANAFVALGRYYLSGIPNSKIKSDPERAREMFSYAASYFGNADAQYDLARLYLKTPDASREDFRYGARWLGLAAQKGQHEAQALLGQMLFNGDRLPRQAARGLMWLTLARDSAGAEETWIKESYNRAFAKASDDDRAMALQMLEQWVQGRRE from the coding sequence ATGCGGACATCTAGGCGTGCCATAGTTGCGTTTGTGTTGGGAGCCGGTGCGCTGGCCGCGCCGGCGCTCGCCTTCGACGGCGCACCGGTCAACAAGGACGCGACCATCCCTGTCGTGACCACCTTGCCGGGGACCGCCGCGACCGTGCGCAGCAAGGTCGCACCGGCGACCGTGCCCCAGGAAACCTCGCTCAGCGCCCTGCAATATGCCGCCGAGGGCGGACACCCGATCGCGCAGTGGAAGCTCGGCCGCATGTACGCCAATGGCGACGGCGTCGCCCAGGACGATTTGCGCGCCTTCGAATATTTCAGTCGGATCGCCAATGCGCATGCCGAGGACAGTCCGTCGGCGCCGCAGGCGCAGGTCGTTGCCAACGCCTTCGTCGCGCTCGGTCGCTATTATCTCAGCGGCATCCCGAACTCGAAGATCAAGTCGGATCCGGAGCGGGCGCGGGAGATGTTCTCCTATGCGGCGTCCTATTTCGGCAATGCCGACGCGCAATACGATCTCGCCCGGCTTTACCTGAAGACGCCGGACGCCTCGCGTGAGGATTTCCGCTATGGCGCGCGCTGGCTCGGCCTTGCCGCGCAGAAGGGCCAGCACGAGGCGCAAGCGCTGCTCGGCCAGATGCTGTTCAACGGCGACCGTCTGCCGCGGCAGGCCGCACGCGGCCTGATGTGGCTGACCCTGGCGCGCGATAGCGCCGGCGCCGAAGAGACCTGGATCAAGGAAAGCTACAACCGCGCATTCGCCAAAGCCTCTGACGACGACCGCGCCATGGCCCTGCAAATGCTGGAGCAATGGGTGCAGGGCCGCCGGGAGTAA
- the ilvD gene encoding dihydroxy-acid dehydratase, whose product MDAKTDIKQRLPSRHVTEGPARAPHRSYFYAMGLTTEQIHQPFVGVASCWNEAAPCNIALMRQAQAVKKGVASAGGTPREFCTITVTDGIAMGHDGMRSSLPSRECIADSVELTVRGHAYDALVGLAGCDKSLPGMMMAMVRLNVPSIFIYGGSILPGNFRGQQVTVQDMFEAVGKHSVGAMSDEDLDEIERVACPSAGACGAQFTANTMATVSEAIGLALPYSAGAPAPYEIRDAFCTTAGEKVMDLIASNIRPRDIVTRKALENAAAVVAASGGSTNAALHLPAIAHEAGIKFDLFDVAEIFKKTPYVADLKPGGRYVAKDMFEVGGIPLLMKTLLDNGFLHGDCLTVTGRTIAENLKSVKWNPHQDVVHPADKPITVTGGVVGLKGNLAPEGAIVKVAGMSNLQFTGPARCFDREEDAFEAVQKRTYREGEVIVIRYEGPKGGPGMREMLQTTAALTGQGMGGKIALITDGRFSGAPRGFCIGHVGPEAAVGGPIGLLEDGDIIEIDAVAGILNVKLSDAELAQRKTKWSARATNHTSGALWKYAQQVGPAVGGAVTHPGGAHEKQCYADI is encoded by the coding sequence CAAGCAGAGGCTGCCAAGCCGTCACGTGACGGAAGGCCCTGCGCGTGCGCCGCATCGGTCGTATTTCTACGCGATGGGTCTGACCACCGAGCAGATCCACCAGCCCTTCGTCGGCGTCGCCTCGTGCTGGAATGAAGCCGCTCCCTGCAACATCGCCTTGATGCGCCAGGCGCAGGCGGTGAAGAAGGGAGTGGCGTCGGCCGGCGGCACTCCGCGCGAGTTCTGCACCATCACCGTGACCGACGGCATCGCCATGGGTCACGACGGCATGCGCTCCTCGCTGCCGTCGCGCGAATGCATCGCCGATTCCGTCGAGCTCACTGTTCGCGGTCATGCGTATGATGCCCTGGTCGGGCTTGCCGGCTGCGACAAGTCGCTGCCCGGCATGATGATGGCGATGGTCCGTCTCAACGTGCCCTCGATCTTCATCTATGGCGGCTCGATCCTGCCCGGCAATTTCCGCGGACAGCAGGTCACCGTGCAGGACATGTTCGAGGCGGTCGGCAAGCACTCGGTCGGCGCCATGTCGGACGAGGACCTCGACGAGATCGAGCGCGTGGCATGCCCCTCGGCCGGCGCTTGCGGCGCGCAGTTCACCGCCAACACCATGGCGACCGTCTCCGAGGCGATCGGTCTTGCGCTGCCTTACTCTGCCGGTGCCCCCGCACCGTACGAAATCCGCGACGCCTTCTGTACGACGGCGGGCGAGAAGGTGATGGACTTGATCGCGTCCAACATCCGGCCGCGCGACATCGTGACCCGCAAGGCGCTCGAGAACGCGGCTGCCGTGGTCGCGGCCTCCGGCGGCTCCACCAATGCTGCACTGCACCTGCCGGCGATCGCGCATGAGGCCGGCATCAAGTTCGATTTGTTCGACGTCGCCGAAATCTTCAAAAAGACACCATATGTCGCGGATTTGAAGCCGGGCGGCCGTTATGTCGCCAAAGACATGTTTGAAGTAGGTGGCATACCGCTTCTGATGAAGACGCTGCTCGACAACGGCTTCCTGCACGGTGATTGCCTTACCGTCACGGGCCGCACGATCGCCGAAAACCTCAAGAGCGTGAAGTGGAATCCGCACCAGGACGTGGTGCACCCGGCAGACAAGCCCATCACCGTGACAGGCGGTGTGGTCGGTCTGAAGGGCAATTTGGCGCCAGAAGGTGCGATCGTGAAAGTCGCGGGAATGTCCAACCTCCAGTTCACCGGTCCGGCCAGGTGCTTCGACCGTGAGGAGGATGCTTTCGAGGCGGTCCAGAAGCGCACCTACCGCGAAGGCGAAGTCATCGTGATCCGCTACGAGGGGCCGAAGGGTGGCCCCGGCATGCGGGAAATGCTCCAGACCACCGCGGCGCTGACCGGCCAGGGCATGGGCGGCAAGATCGCGCTCATCACCGATGGCCGCTTCTCCGGCGCCCCCCGCGGCTTCTGCATCGGCCATGTCGGGCCCGAAGCCGCCGTTGGCGGCCCGATCGGGCTGCTCGAGGACGGCGACATCATCGAGATCGATGCGGTCGCCGGTATCCTTAACGTAAAATTGAGCGACGCCGAGCTCGCCCAGCGCAAGACCAAATGGAGCGCTCGCGCGACTAACCACACGTCGGGTGCGCTCTGGAAATATGCTCAGCAGGTTGGACCAGCGGTCGGGGGGGCAGTGACCCATCCGGGCGGCGCGCACGAGAAACAGTGCTATGCGGACATCTAG